GGCAGAACGTCGCGGCCTGGAACGGCTCGACGTCGAGTTCCGGGCAGACCTCGGCGGCCTCCGCCGGGGTGAGGAACCGACTGTCGACCCCCTCCTCCTGTTGCATGGCGACGTTCGCCTCGAACGCCGCGGCCGTCTCTTCCTCGCGTGCGAGCAGGAGGTACCCCGACCGCCGGTAGGCGATGTCGACGCCGAACTCGTCCGCGAACGACTCCCAGACCCGGACGCTCTCGCGCGATAGCTGGACGTTGACCCGGGTCGAGAACTGGTGTCTGATGCCGCCCGCCGACCGTTCGGTGCTGCCCGCACCGATGCTGCCCTTCTCGCAGACGACCACGTCGGCCCCGCGGTCGGCCAGCGAGTACGCGGAGGCGAGCCCCACGATTCCGCCACCGATGACGACTACGTTCATGGCCGAACCACGTGGTGCCGGTTGTTAACCGTTGCCGACCCGGCGGTCCGGACCGACCACCCAGAACTAACCCCGCCGGGGTCGTGTCTCGACCCATGGTTCGCATCCTCTCCGACGCAGACGTCGACGCGCTGCTCGACCTCGGCGACCTCCTCGACGTGGTCGAGACGGCCTTCCGCAAGCAGGCGGCGGGCGCGGTCGAACGCCCGCCCAGACCGCACTTCCCAGTCGGGACCGGCCTCGACGCCGACGCGCCCGAGGACCCCCTCGGGACGGGACTGACGATGCCGGCGTACCTCCACGGCGACGACACCTACGCGACCAAGCTCGCCAGCGTCCACGAGGGCAACGCCGACCGCGGGCTCCCGACCGTGAACGCCCAGATCGCCGTGACCGACGCGGCGACCGGCCAGCCCGTCGCCTACATGGCCGGGACGCGGGTGACCAACGCCCGGACCGGCTGCATCGGCGGGAACGCGGTCCGCCACCTGACCGAGGGACCCGTCTCGCTCGCGGTGTTCGGCGCCGGGACACAGGCGCGCTGGCAGACCCGGGCCATCGCGGCCGCGACCGACATCGACTCGGTCGCGGTCTACTCCCCCAGCGACTCCCGGGAGGCGTGTGCCGCGGACCTCGGGGACGAACTCGACGCGTCCGTCCGGGCCGCCGACTCCCCGGCCGACGCGCTCTCGGGTGCCAGCGTGGTCGTCACGGCCACGACCAGTACCGAACCCGTGCTCGACGCCGCCGACCTCGCCGACGGGACCCTCGTCGTGGCGGTCGGGGCGTACACGTCCGAGATGTGCGAACTCGACGCCGAGACGGTCGCCCGGGCGGGGCGCATCTACGCCGACGTACCCGAGGAAGCCGTGGAGACGGGCGACCTGCAGAATCGCGTCTCCGCCGACGACTGCCGTCCCCTCGCGGCCGCCTTCGACGACCAGCCGGTCGGGGCCGACGAGGTGGTCGTCGTCGAGAGCGTCGGGTCGGCCGTCCTCGACGCCGCGACCGCCGGCTGGCTGGTCGAGCGCGCCGCCGAGAACGGGGTCGGGGAGGCGGTCTCGCTCTGACCTGCGGGGGCACGAATCGGCCACGAAACGTATATAGGGTTATTGCGTAGTACGGCACAGTCGCCGAGCCATGCATGCGTCACCCTCGACAGGTCGTGCACGATTCTCGACACACCGGGTGGTCGACGCATGAACGACGGCACACGCACGACGGGACGGTCGCTTCCCATCCTCGACCGTGTCGGTGACGCCTTCTTCGCGCTCGACACCGGCTGGCGCTTCACGTACATCAACGACCGCGCCGAGTCGCTGCTCAAGCGCTCGCGGAAGGACCTCATCGGCCGGGTCATGTGGGACGAGTTCCCCGAGACGGTCGAGACGCAGTTCCCCGAGGGCTTCCACCAGGCGATGGAGACCCAGGAACCCGTCTCCTTCGAGGTGTACCACCACCCCCTCGACACCTGGTTCGAGGCGCGAGCCTACCCCTCCCCCTCCGGGCTCTCGGTCTACCTCCGGGACATCACCGACCGGAAGGACCGCGAGAACGAACTCGCCCAGCACGCCCGCGTGGTCGAGGCGGTCCACGACGGCGTCATCACGGTCGACGACCAGAACCGCATCGCCAGCGTGAACGAGGCCATCGAGACCTCGCTCGGGGCGACGCGGGACGAACTCGTCGGCGAACCCATCCGCCGGCTCCCCGAACTCGCCTCCATCAACGCCGAGGGCGCGATGGCGATGGGCGAGGCCATCGGGAAGATACAGTCCGGCAACGCCCGTCACTCCCGGTTCGAACTCGAGTTCACCAACGCCGAGGGCGAGCAACGCGTCGGCGAGATGCGCATGGTCGCCCTCGGCGAGGGCCAGGCCAGCGTCGCCGGCGTCATCCGGGACGTGACCGAGCAACGCGAGTACGAGCGCATGGTCGGCTCGCTGCACGAGGTCACGCGCTGGCTGTTCCAGGCCGAGGACGCCGCCGAGATCTGCTCCGTGGCGGTCCACGCCGCCGGCGAGATGCTCGACCTGCCGATCAGCGGCGTCTGGCTCATCAACGACGAGGAGGGCGTCCTCGACCCGATGGCCGCCACGATGGACGCCCACACCGAACTCGGCGGGCTCCCGCAGTTCTACGAGGGCGAGGGGCTGATCTGGGACGTCTACCGCGAGGGCGAGGCGCGCGTGTTCGACGACCTCTCCGAGGTGGAGGGCGTCTACAACCCGAACACGCCCCTCGAGAGCGAGATTATCGTCCCAATCGGCCCCCACGGCGTCATGATGACCGGGTCGCTCCAGCCCGACGGCTTCGACGAGACCGACCTCGAACTCATGTCGCTGCTGGCGTCGAACACCGAGGCCGCCCTCGACCGCGCCGACCGCGAGAAACTGCTCCAGGAGCGCAAGCAGAGCCTCGCCCGCCAGTCCGAGCGCCTGCGGGCCGTGGCGAACATCCTCTCGGACGACCTCCAGCGCCACCTCGACACGGTAGCGAGCGAGTTCGCGGGCGAGGAGGAAGCGGGCGCCGCGGAGACGCTCGGGCGCGCCGAAGAGCTGGTCGACGACATCCTCGAGTTCGCCCGCGACCAGACCTCCATCGGCTCGCGCTCCTCGGTCGACTTCGAGAGCGCACTGGCCGACGCGCTCGACGCCTCCATCGCCGAGGACATGACGGTCTACCTCGAGTTCGAGGGCCGCCTCCGGGCCGAGCGCGACCGCTTCGTCCACATGCTCGAGACGGTCTTCAACGACATCACCGCCCGCGCCGGGGACGACGAGGCGACGGTCCGCATCGGCCCCATCGAGGACGACGCGACGGGCCGACCGACCGGCTTCTACATCCTCGACGACGCCGAGAAGATCCCCGAGACCGAGTTCGACCGGGTGTTCGAGCCCGCGACGACCGACGAGTCCGACGCGGTCGGCCTCGGCCTCGCCGTGGCCCGGGAGATCGCCGAGGCCCACGGCTGGGAGGTCGACGTCTCGACCGGGCAGGCCGGGGGCACGCAGTTCTCGCTGACCGGGCTGGTGACCTTCGAGGTCACGCGCCAGTGACCGACGATGCCCGCCGCTGACGACCAGTCGACTGCGGAGGCCACCCCTCGCCCCTGGGAGTACGTGCTGGGGTTCCTCACCATCCCGGCGCTGACCGCGGCGGTGCTCGTCGGTGCGGTCGTCCTCACCCCCGGAGCCCCGTTCTCGTGTGGCTTCGTTCCCACCCGTGCCCCCTGGCTCTGTGACTGGCTGACCGCGTTCCGGGGGAACGTCCTCCTGCTCGCACTCCTCGTCTTCGGGGGGACCACCTGCCTCGCGATGGTCGTCGGGTACTCGCGGGTCCTGCTCGCCGAACTTCTGGACCGGTAAGGCGAGTCTGGCCAGTACCTATGCGATAGTGGTCGTACACCGCCCGTGACGGGAGAACGGGGTCTAGTCGGTCCGCGCCAGATCCTGGCACACGCGCCGGTAGGCGTCGTGGTCCGAGAGTTCGGTGATGGTCTCGTCGATCTGTGCCCGCATCACGTGCAGGCGGTCCTCCAGCCGGGCGTACTTCTCCGACGCCCGGAGTTCGGCCTCGGTCTTCTGGGAGTCCAGCAGCGCCTTCTTCGAGGCGAGCGCGAAGAACTCCTGTATCTGCTCGTCGTAGGTCGAGCGCAACAGGAGCTGGTCGATGGTGTCCAGCAGGTCCGCCTTCGAGACGGGCTTGACGAGGTAGTCGTCGAAGCCCATCTGGATGATGTCGAAGTCGGGTTCGACCGCCGTGACCATCGCGATGCGCGTGTCGAGTTCGCGGTCGCGGATGGTCGAGAGGACCTCGTCGCCGGAGAGGCCGGGCATCCGGCGGTCGAGCAGGACGATGTCGACCTCCTCGGAGATGGCCTCCAGGGCCTGCTGGCCGTTGTACGCGGTCTTGACAGTACAGGCGTCCCTGAGCCACGCCGCGTAGAGGTTCGCGAGGTCGGGTTCGTCCTCGACGATGAGTGCGGTCGGTTCGGCCATCTCACCGCCACCCCGGTGGTCGTCGCATCAGTGAACGTTTGCTACTTCCGATATAAGTAGGTACCGGGCGGGTCCCCGGCGCCGTCACCGGTATCGCCGTCGTCGGTATCGTCGCCTCGCCGTCGCCGCAGTCGTCACCTCGGCGTTACGTCATCTCGCGGTCGATGACACGCCGCAGGTCGGCGACGTCGTCGGCGTCGTACCGCAGGTCGGTCCACGAGACCGCGAGGTCGAGCGCACCGTCGCGGGTACCCGAGCCGATGTGTTCGACCGGGGCGACGCCCTCGAAGGCCTCGCGGACCGCGTCGGGGTCGGTCGTCTGGACCAGGGCACGGCCGGGCTGCTCGTGGAACAGCAGCCCGGTCTGCTCGGCCCGAGGTTTGATACCGCCGTTCTCGGGGAGCTCGACCGACAGGCCGGCGTCCGCGTGGACCATCTCGGCCAGCGCGACGGCGAGGCCGCCGTGGCTCACGTCGTGGACCGCGGCGACGTGGTCGGCGTCGGCCACGTCCGCGAGCGTACCGACGAATTCGGCCGGGTTCGTGGGGAGTTCGGGGAAGGCGTCGCTCCCGCCGATCCGGGCGAGGTACTCCGAGCCGCCGAGGCGGAACTCGTCGCCCGCCGAGAGCGTCCGGTCGCCGACGAGCAGCAGGTCGCCCTCGGGGGCGGCGTGCATCGGCGGCGCCTCGTAGCCCTCCTTCGTGCCGACCATCATGAGCGTCGGCGTCGGCGGGATGGGCCCCGAGGGCGAGTCGTTGTACAGCGATACGTTCCCGCCGACGACCGGCACGGAGAGGTCGGCGCACATCTCGGCGAGGCCGTCGACGATACCCTTGAAGCCGCCGTACACGTCGGGTTTCTCCGGGTTGCCGCCGTTGAGGCAGTCGACCGCCGCGAGTGGGGTCGCACCCTTCGCGGCGATGTTGGTCGCGTTCTCCAGTGCGACCGCGCGGGCACCGTCGAAGGGGGCGCACTCGGTCCAGAGCGGGTCCGAACCGGCCGAGAGCGCGAGGCCCTGGCCGGCCTCGCGGACGGCGACCAGTGCCGCGTCGTCACCGGGGCGGACGCTCGTCCGGTTGCCGACCTCGTGGTCGTACTGGCGGTAGACCCAGCGCTTGGAGGCGGTGGTCGGGCTGCCGACCACGGCCTCGAACGCCTCGGGCAGGTCGGCCTCGGGCAGGTCGGTCTCCGGGACCGTCGGCTCCTCGTGGGGCAGGTCGTTCATCGGCGCACCCTCGCCGAGGTACTCCGCGTCGACCGCGACGACCTCCTCGCCGTCGAACGTACAGACGTAGTCGCCGTCGGTCACCTCGCCGATGACCGAGCAGCCGAGGTCGAAGCGCTCTGCGACCTCGCGCACGCGGTCGACGTTCTCCTCGCGCACCTCGTAGCACATGCGCTCCTGGGACTCCGCGAGGAGGATCTCCAGCGCGTTCATGTTCGGCTCGCGCTGGTGGACGCGTTCGAGCTCGATGTGCGCACCCAGGCCACCCTTGGCGACCAGTTCGCTGGAGGCACCGCCGAGCCCGGCCGCACCGAGGTCGCGTGCGGACTCGACGAGCCCCTCCTCGACGAGGACCTCGTTGGCCTCGATGAGCAGTTTCTCGGTGTAGGGGTCGCCCACCTGGACCGCGGGGCGGTCCTCGGTCTCGGCGTCCTCGCTCAGGTCCTCGCTGGCGAAGGAGGCGCCGCCGAGGCCGTCCCGGCCGGTTCCGTTCCCCACGAGGACGAGCTTGTTGCCCGGCTCCTGGGCCTCGGCCGTGACGAGGCGGTCGGCGTCCAGCAGACCGACACAGGCCACGTTGACCAGTGGGTTCCCCTCGTAGTCGGGGTGGAAGTCGACGCTCCCGCCGACCGTCGGGACGCCGATGCAGTTCCCGTAGTGGCTGATGCCCTCGACGACGCCCTCGAACAGGTACCGGGAGTGCTCGCGGTCGAAGTCGCCGAAGTACAGCGAGTCCGTCAGCGCGATGGGGTACGCGCCCATCGACAGCGTGTCGCGGACGATGCCGCCGACGCCCGTCGCCGCGCCGTCGAACGGGTCGACGTAGGAGGGGTGGTTGTGGGACTCGATACCCATCGTGATGTAGGTGGAATCGTCCAGTGCGACGACTGCCGCGTCGTCACCCGGCCCGACGACGACCTGGTCGCCCTCGCTCTCGAAGGCGGACAGCAGTGGTCGAGAGGACCGGTACGCACAGTGCTCACTCCAGAGGTTCTCGAAGAGCGTGGCCTCGGCCTGTGTGAGGGCACGCCCGAGTTCGTCCTCGATGAGTTCGCGGTCGGAATCGGCGAGGCTCATTCACCCTCATGTCGATACCCACCCGACTAATGCGTTTCCATGTGCACGTTCGTGGATACCTGTGGCGGCTCTCTGGACCGCCTCGTCGGTGGCCAGTCCGACCGGCGGGTCGTTCTCAGATACGAAGAATGACACAGTGTAGCGTGCTTCTCTCACTCACAGCAAATCGGAACCTATGTCGCCGCAGTCTACCGG
This sequence is a window from Haloarchaeobius amylolyticus. Protein-coding genes within it:
- a CDS encoding ornithine cyclodeaminase family protein → MVRILSDADVDALLDLGDLLDVVETAFRKQAAGAVERPPRPHFPVGTGLDADAPEDPLGTGLTMPAYLHGDDTYATKLASVHEGNADRGLPTVNAQIAVTDAATGQPVAYMAGTRVTNARTGCIGGNAVRHLTEGPVSLAVFGAGTQARWQTRAIAAATDIDSVAVYSPSDSREACAADLGDELDASVRAADSPADALSGASVVVTATTSTEPVLDAADLADGTLVVAVGAYTSEMCELDAETVARAGRIYADVPEEAVETGDLQNRVSADDCRPLAAAFDDQPVGADEVVVVESVGSAVLDAATAGWLVERAAENGVGEAVSL
- a CDS encoding PAS domain-containing protein — translated: MNDGTRTTGRSLPILDRVGDAFFALDTGWRFTYINDRAESLLKRSRKDLIGRVMWDEFPETVETQFPEGFHQAMETQEPVSFEVYHHPLDTWFEARAYPSPSGLSVYLRDITDRKDRENELAQHARVVEAVHDGVITVDDQNRIASVNEAIETSLGATRDELVGEPIRRLPELASINAEGAMAMGEAIGKIQSGNARHSRFELEFTNAEGEQRVGEMRMVALGEGQASVAGVIRDVTEQREYERMVGSLHEVTRWLFQAEDAAEICSVAVHAAGEMLDLPISGVWLINDEEGVLDPMAATMDAHTELGGLPQFYEGEGLIWDVYREGEARVFDDLSEVEGVYNPNTPLESEIIVPIGPHGVMMTGSLQPDGFDETDLELMSLLASNTEAALDRADREKLLQERKQSLARQSERLRAVANILSDDLQRHLDTVASEFAGEEEAGAAETLGRAEELVDDILEFARDQTSIGSRSSVDFESALADALDASIAEDMTVYLEFEGRLRAERDRFVHMLETVFNDITARAGDDEATVRIGPIEDDATGRPTGFYILDDAEKIPETEFDRVFEPATTDESDAVGLGLAVAREIAEAHGWEVDVSTGQAGGTQFSLTGLVTFEVTRQ
- a CDS encoding HalX domain-containing protein, whose translation is MAEPTALIVEDEPDLANLYAAWLRDACTVKTAYNGQQALEAISEEVDIVLLDRRMPGLSGDEVLSTIRDRELDTRIAMVTAVEPDFDIIQMGFDDYLVKPVSKADLLDTIDQLLLRSTYDEQIQEFFALASKKALLDSQKTEAELRASEKYARLEDRLHVMRAQIDETITELSDHDAYRRVCQDLARTD
- the purL gene encoding phosphoribosylformylglycinamidine synthase subunit PurL; translated protein: MSLADSDRELIEDELGRALTQAEATLFENLWSEHCAYRSSRPLLSAFESEGDQVVVGPGDDAAVVALDDSTYITMGIESHNHPSYVDPFDGAATGVGGIVRDTLSMGAYPIALTDSLYFGDFDREHSRYLFEGVVEGISHYGNCIGVPTVGGSVDFHPDYEGNPLVNVACVGLLDADRLVTAEAQEPGNKLVLVGNGTGRDGLGGASFASEDLSEDAETEDRPAVQVGDPYTEKLLIEANEVLVEEGLVESARDLGAAGLGGASSELVAKGGLGAHIELERVHQREPNMNALEILLAESQERMCYEVREENVDRVREVAERFDLGCSVIGEVTDGDYVCTFDGEEVVAVDAEYLGEGAPMNDLPHEEPTVPETDLPEADLPEAFEAVVGSPTTASKRWVYRQYDHEVGNRTSVRPGDDAALVAVREAGQGLALSAGSDPLWTECAPFDGARAVALENATNIAAKGATPLAAVDCLNGGNPEKPDVYGGFKGIVDGLAEMCADLSVPVVGGNVSLYNDSPSGPIPPTPTLMMVGTKEGYEAPPMHAAPEGDLLLVGDRTLSAGDEFRLGGSEYLARIGGSDAFPELPTNPAEFVGTLADVADADHVAAVHDVSHGGLAVALAEMVHADAGLSVELPENGGIKPRAEQTGLLFHEQPGRALVQTTDPDAVREAFEGVAPVEHIGSGTRDGALDLAVSWTDLRYDADDVADLRRVIDREMT